A genomic window from Agreia sp. COWG includes:
- a CDS encoding metal-dependent transcriptional regulator, producing the protein MRISDPARRTQPNADSAAEDYLKTIYHHTEWQSNPVTPSVLAATIGVAPSSVTEMAKKLAVLGLVNYEPYKPLTLTDEGVRRARGVIRRHRLIETWLVSEMGYDWHEVHDEAEVLEHSISERLLDAIDARLGFPTEDPHGDPIPSADGTVRDYSAHLLSAAVAGSSYIVVRISDRDPALLEMLAAAGIRPGTEVRLSAPDAAGAALRMVAARKGGSAVDVSDSSASSIWVSTLA; encoded by the coding sequence ATGAGGATCTCCGACCCGGCCCGCCGCACACAGCCCAACGCGGACTCCGCGGCCGAGGACTACCTGAAGACCATCTACCACCACACCGAGTGGCAATCCAACCCGGTGACGCCGTCTGTTCTCGCGGCCACCATCGGAGTCGCGCCGTCGTCGGTCACCGAGATGGCGAAGAAGCTCGCCGTTCTGGGACTGGTGAACTACGAGCCCTACAAGCCGCTCACCCTCACGGATGAGGGTGTTCGCCGGGCGCGGGGCGTCATCAGGCGGCATCGGCTGATCGAGACGTGGCTCGTGAGCGAGATGGGCTACGACTGGCATGAGGTGCACGACGAGGCCGAGGTCTTGGAGCACTCCATCTCGGAGCGGCTGCTCGATGCCATCGATGCCAGGCTGGGCTTTCCCACCGAGGACCCCCACGGCGACCCCATCCCCTCGGCAGATGGAACCGTGCGCGACTATTCCGCGCACCTGCTCTCGGCCGCCGTCGCGGGCTCGTCGTACATCGTCGTGCGCATCAGCGACCGCGACCCGGCGCTTCTCGAGATGCTGGCCGCGGCCGGCATCCGGCCCGGCACAGAGGTGCGCCTCTCTGCACCGGATGCCGCGGGTGCCGCCCTGCGCATGGTCGCGGCGCGCAAGGGCGGCAGCGCCGTCGACGTGAGCGATTCCAGCGCCTCGTCGATCTGGGTGTCGACCCTGGCCTGA